The following proteins come from a genomic window of Natrinema saccharevitans:
- a CDS encoding anthranilate synthase component II has translation MTETRVLVIDNYDSFAYNLVQYVAEAIASTGPAASPQDVGEVADDVVVRRNDEIDLADVRALEPAGIVVSPGPGTPEEAGISMSLFAETEYPILGVCLGHQALCAAHGAPVGHASEVVHGKPSTIRHDGRGIFDGLPETFQVGRYHSLAVDRADLPDALEETARTTDERGVLMAVRHRERPQLGVQFHPESILTRERGAADGDGISLAVGKRLIANFCRFAARADA, from the coding sequence GTGACTGAGACGCGCGTTCTGGTGATCGACAACTACGACTCGTTCGCCTACAACCTCGTCCAGTACGTTGCCGAAGCGATCGCTTCGACAGGCCCTGCGGCGTCGCCGCAGGACGTGGGCGAAGTCGCGGACGACGTCGTGGTCCGCCGGAACGACGAGATCGACCTCGCGGACGTTCGGGCCCTCGAGCCGGCGGGGATCGTCGTCTCGCCGGGCCCCGGAACGCCCGAGGAGGCGGGGATCTCGATGTCGCTGTTCGCCGAGACCGAGTACCCGATTCTGGGGGTCTGTCTGGGCCATCAGGCGCTGTGTGCGGCCCACGGCGCGCCGGTGGGCCACGCGTCCGAGGTCGTCCACGGGAAGCCCTCGACGATCCGCCACGACGGCCGGGGGATCTTCGACGGGCTGCCCGAGACGTTTCAGGTGGGCCGGTATCACTCGCTCGCGGTCGATCGCGCGGATCTGCCGGACGCGCTCGAGGAGACCGCCCGAACGACCGACGAGCGCGGCGTCCTGATGGCGGTCCGCCACCGCGAGCGGCCCCAGCTCGGGGTGCAGTTCCACCCCGAGAGCATTCTCACGCGCGAGCGCGGGGCCGCGGACGGCGACGGCATCTCGCTGGCGGTCGGCAAGCGACTGATCGCGAACTTCTGTCGGTTCGCAGCCCGCGCCGACGCGTGA
- a CDS encoding aminotransferase class IV yields the protein MTDDPIYHVDGDLVPASEATVSVDDRGFRYGDAAFETLRAYGGTVFAWDAHLERLERTCEALALEHGLAAADLRERVDETLAANDLADAYVRLSITRGVQPGKLTPAPAVDPTVVVYAKPLPRGGLKGEPVWDGPATVETVETRRVPDESIPAAAKTHNYLNGILARAELEADSDEALLCDLEGRIGEGATSNLFFVRNGTVHTPTTDGPVLPGITREIVLELAREAGIPIREGRYEPAAVRAADEAFLTNRTWELRPIGTLDGRAIGGGPVTDRLARLYDERVERTCYE from the coding sequence ATGACCGACGACCCCATCTACCACGTCGACGGCGACCTCGTCCCCGCCAGCGAGGCGACCGTCAGCGTCGACGACCGGGGCTTTCGCTACGGCGACGCCGCCTTCGAGACGCTGCGGGCCTACGGCGGGACGGTCTTCGCGTGGGACGCCCACCTCGAGCGCCTCGAGCGGACCTGCGAGGCGCTCGCGCTCGAGCACGGGCTCGCCGCCGCCGACCTCCGCGAACGGGTCGACGAGACGCTGGCGGCCAACGACCTCGCGGACGCCTACGTCCGGCTGTCGATCACCCGCGGCGTCCAGCCGGGAAAGCTCACGCCCGCTCCCGCGGTCGACCCCACCGTCGTCGTCTACGCCAAACCCCTCCCGCGGGGCGGGCTCAAGGGCGAGCCCGTCTGGGACGGCCCGGCGACCGTCGAAACCGTCGAGACCCGTCGGGTACCCGACGAGTCGATCCCCGCCGCCGCCAAGACCCACAACTACCTGAACGGGATCCTCGCGCGCGCGGAACTCGAGGCCGACAGCGACGAGGCGCTGCTGTGCGACCTCGAGGGCCGGATCGGCGAGGGCGCGACGAGCAACCTGTTTTTCGTCCGCAACGGCACGGTCCACACGCCGACGACCGACGGCCCGGTGTTGCCGGGGATCACCCGCGAGATCGTCCTCGAACTCGCCCGCGAGGCCGGGATTCCGATCCGCGAGGGGCGATACGAGCCGGCGGCTGTCCGCGCGGCCGACGAGGCGTTTCTCACGAACCGAACGTGGGAGCTCCGGCCGATCGGGACGCTGGACGGCCGCGCGATCGGCGGCGGCCCGGTCACGGACCGGCTCGCGCGGCTGTACGACGAGCGGGTCGAGCGGACCTGTTACGAGTGA
- the sppA gene encoding signal peptide peptidase SppA: protein MVSNETERLLTVALGGLASAAVAVALFVVYPQTLTDLFGVLFAIAAVLVGLRFTSNIAGSLYPSYDVAEVAVEGPISRDGGGGPLPTNPGATPADDVVDQIDRADEDDSVDALLLKLNTPGGEVVPSDDIRLAAERFDGPTVAYATDVCASGGYWIASGCDELWAREGSIVGSIGVIGSRVNASDLAEKVGLSYERFAAGEFKDAGTPLKDLEDEEREYLQGIIDDYYDTFVERVSDGRDLEPEFVRDTEARIYLGEQAHELELVDHLGTRQEIEAELADRLDTDEVVVEEFEPERPLMARVGAGAQKVAYAFGAGIAGLGDGRGFRLRS from the coding sequence GTGGTCAGTAACGAGACCGAGCGACTCTTGACGGTCGCCCTCGGCGGGCTCGCGTCCGCGGCGGTCGCGGTCGCGCTGTTCGTCGTCTATCCGCAGACGCTGACGGATTTGTTCGGCGTGCTGTTCGCGATCGCCGCCGTCCTCGTGGGACTGCGATTCACGAGCAATATCGCCGGCTCGCTGTACCCGAGCTACGATGTCGCCGAGGTCGCCGTCGAGGGGCCGATCAGCCGCGACGGCGGCGGTGGGCCCCTGCCGACGAATCCGGGCGCGACGCCGGCCGACGACGTCGTCGACCAGATCGATCGCGCCGACGAGGACGACAGCGTCGACGCGTTGCTGTTGAAGCTGAACACGCCCGGCGGCGAGGTCGTCCCCAGCGACGACATTCGCCTCGCGGCCGAGCGCTTCGACGGGCCGACCGTCGCCTACGCGACCGACGTCTGTGCCAGCGGCGGCTACTGGATCGCCAGCGGCTGCGACGAACTCTGGGCCCGCGAGGGATCGATCGTCGGCTCGATCGGCGTCATCGGCTCCCGGGTCAACGCCAGTGATCTGGCCGAGAAAGTCGGTCTCTCCTACGAGCGCTTCGCCGCGGGTGAGTTCAAGGACGCCGGTACCCCCCTGAAGGACCTCGAGGACGAGGAACGCGAGTACCTCCAGGGGATCATCGACGACTACTACGACACGTTCGTCGAACGGGTCAGCGACGGCCGCGACTTAGAGCCGGAGTTCGTCCGCGACACGGAGGCGCGGATCTATCTCGGGGAACAGGCCCACGAACTGGAGCTGGTCGATCACCTCGGCACCCGCCAGGAGATCGAGGCCGAACTGGCCGACCGGCTCGATACCGACGAAGTCGTCGTCGAGGAGTTCGAGCCCGAACGCCCGCTAATGGCCCGCGTCGGCGCGGGTGCCCAGAAGGTCGCCTACGCCTTCGGGGCCGGTATCGCCGGCCTCGGTGACGGCCGTGGCTTCCGACTCCGAAGCTAA
- a CDS encoding Rieske (2Fe-2S) protein — translation MDAERITALSDVPADSTVLFRVADDAGDEREAILVRTARTESDGGEPAAGDDSSDDGVACWLNYCQHLTHIKLDKGSGAPIRNGELVCANHGAYFEPDSGRCTFGPCEGAYLTDLEITVADGDVYLTDDDYEFVGPGPLETDDFDRTSTSNVEF, via the coding sequence ATGGACGCAGAACGGATTACGGCGCTGTCGGACGTGCCCGCCGACTCGACGGTGCTGTTTCGCGTCGCCGACGACGCGGGCGACGAGCGGGAAGCCATTCTGGTCAGGACCGCGCGGACCGAGAGCGACGGCGGCGAGCCGGCCGCCGGCGACGACTCGAGCGACGACGGCGTGGCCTGCTGGCTCAACTACTGTCAACATCTCACGCACATCAAACTGGACAAGGGGTCGGGCGCGCCGATTCGGAACGGCGAACTCGTCTGTGCGAACCACGGCGCGTACTTCGAACCCGACTCCGGCCGCTGTACCTTCGGCCCCTGCGAGGGGGCCTACCTCACCGACCTCGAGATCACCGTCGCGGACGGCGACGTCTACCTGACCGACGACGACTACGAGTTCGTCGGCCCCGGCCCGCTCGAGACCGACGACTTCGACCGGACGTCGACCTCGAACGTCGAGTTCTAG
- a CDS encoding DUF7344 domain-containing protein, with protein sequence MSPESHPEPDRAEFVQTVLEWLDEPDASTETIDDAFALLADQRRRLLLRVMRTYDEEVTLPDAAEEVAVRETGHSVTNISAERVTEVYLSLYHDHLPRLVDAGLLAYDQERDLVAPDDI encoded by the coding sequence ATGAGTCCCGAATCACACCCGGAACCCGATCGCGCCGAGTTCGTCCAGACCGTTCTCGAATGGCTCGACGAACCCGACGCGTCGACGGAGACGATCGACGACGCGTTCGCGCTGCTTGCCGACCAGCGTCGCCGACTGCTGTTGCGGGTCATGCGTACCTACGACGAGGAGGTGACACTACCCGACGCCGCGGAAGAGGTCGCCGTCCGCGAGACGGGCCACAGCGTGACGAACATCTCGGCGGAGCGAGTCACCGAGGTCTATCTCTCGCTCTATCACGATCACCTGCCGCGGCTGGTCGACGCCGGCCTGCTCGCGTACGACCAGGAGCGGGACCTCGTCGCGCCCGACGACATCTAG
- a CDS encoding sugar phosphate nucleotidyltransferase has translation MKAVVLAGGYATRMWPITKHRPKMFLPIGETTVVDRIFAELEADERIDEVYVSTNERFAPDFEAHLADSEFDKPQLSVEETTAEDDKFGVVGALAQLIDRENVDDDLLIIAGDNLISFDVADFLDAFEARDAPTLAAYDVGSREKAKSYGLVELEGDRVVDFQEKPDDPKSTLVSIACYAFPKESLDLLPTYLEDGNNPDEPGWFVQWLQNREPTYAYTFEGAWFDIGTPESYLDAVAWHLDGDSLVADSATLEGATIGENVHVMDDVTLEGTDLDHTVIFPEATVRDGDIRRSIIDRGTTLEELDLAGALIGAHTTITNGGT, from the coding sequence ATGAAGGCCGTCGTCCTTGCAGGCGGGTACGCGACTCGGATGTGGCCGATTACCAAACACCGGCCCAAGATGTTCCTCCCGATCGGCGAGACGACCGTCGTCGATCGCATCTTCGCGGAACTCGAGGCCGACGAGCGGATCGACGAGGTCTACGTCAGCACCAACGAGCGGTTCGCCCCCGACTTCGAGGCCCACCTCGCCGACAGCGAGTTCGACAAACCCCAGCTCTCGGTCGAGGAGACGACCGCGGAAGACGACAAGTTCGGCGTCGTCGGCGCGCTCGCCCAGTTGATCGACCGCGAGAACGTCGACGACGACCTGCTGATCATCGCCGGCGACAACCTGATTAGCTTCGACGTCGCCGACTTCCTCGACGCGTTCGAAGCGCGGGACGCGCCGACGCTGGCCGCCTACGACGTCGGCTCCCGTGAAAAGGCCAAATCCTACGGCCTCGTCGAACTCGAGGGCGACCGCGTCGTCGACTTCCAGGAGAAACCCGACGATCCCAAGAGTACGCTCGTCTCCATCGCCTGCTACGCGTTCCCGAAGGAATCGCTCGACCTCCTGCCGACCTACCTCGAGGACGGCAACAACCCCGACGAGCCCGGCTGGTTCGTCCAGTGGCTCCAGAACCGCGAGCCCACCTACGCCTACACCTTCGAGGGCGCGTGGTTCGACATTGGGACCCCCGAGAGCTATCTCGACGCCGTCGCCTGGCACCTCGATGGCGACTCGCTGGTCGCCGACTCCGCGACGCTTGAAGGCGCCACGATCGGCGAGAACGTCCACGTCATGGACGACGTGACTCTCGAGGGAACTGACCTCGATCACACCGTCATCTTCCCCGAGGCGACGGTTCGCGACGGCGACATCCGCCGCTCGATCATCGATCGGGGGACCACCCTCGAGGAGTTAGACCTCGCGGGGGCGCTCATCGGAGCCCACACGACGATCACGAACGGCGGCACGTAG
- a CDS encoding helix-hairpin-helix domain-containing protein: MAILQKLKSLLGFDESDSERRGAREVGVTVERERSDDDGSDDTGAADEGVAEPPQSAATGSTASGSTESLTDEPDRPEEAAEPAEATGPDAEDAAPTTETTAEPASPVEEAEPDADATAESEPAEPESETAAEDEGTESSESDAADENDTGPELEEPVAGSETDDEVDDAEGEPEPENQEPVDSIKGIGPAYADRLAGAGVETVGELAVADAADLAEQTDISEKRIQGWIDRAEVR, from the coding sequence ATGGCAATCCTCCAAAAACTGAAGTCCCTGTTAGGGTTCGACGAGTCGGACTCGGAGCGCAGGGGCGCTCGAGAGGTCGGGGTCACGGTCGAGCGAGAACGGTCGGACGACGACGGCAGCGACGACACGGGCGCGGCGGACGAGGGAGTCGCCGAGCCGCCCCAGTCGGCCGCGACCGGCTCGACGGCGTCGGGGTCGACGGAGTCGCTGACGGACGAACCCGACCGCCCGGAGGAGGCCGCCGAACCAGCGGAGGCGACCGGACCGGATGCCGAGGACGCGGCACCGACGACCGAGACGACGGCCGAGCCCGCGTCGCCCGTCGAGGAGGCCGAACCCGACGCCGACGCGACGGCCGAGTCCGAGCCGGCGGAACCCGAGTCCGAAACCGCCGCCGAAGACGAGGGGACCGAGTCGTCCGAATCCGACGCTGCGGACGAAAACGACACCGGACCCGAACTCGAGGAGCCGGTCGCCGGATCGGAGACCGACGACGAAGTCGACGACGCCGAGGGCGAGCCCGAACCGGAGAACCAGGAACCGGTCGACTCCATCAAGGGGATCGGCCCGGCCTACGCCGACCGGCTGGCCGGCGCGGGCGTCGAGACCGTCGGCGAACTCGCCGTCGCCGACGCCGCCGACCTGGCCGAGCAGACCGACATCTCCGAGAAGCGCATCCAGGGCTGGATCGACCGCGCCGAAGTCAGATAG
- a CDS encoding HalOD1 output domain-containing protein, translating to MHPALATALTYIAAREDRAVTGLPPLSEAVDAEALAAVLESNRTVTVRFEYAGYRVVLGPDPDAVTVIEREC from the coding sequence ATGCACCCAGCACTCGCCACGGCACTCACGTATATTGCGGCCCGTGAGGATCGTGCGGTGACGGGCCTGCCGCCCCTCTCCGAGGCGGTCGACGCCGAGGCGCTGGCCGCGGTCCTCGAGTCGAACCGGACCGTCACCGTCCGCTTCGAGTACGCGGGCTATCGCGTCGTGTTGGGTCCCGACCCCGACGCGGTCACGGTGATCGAACGGGAGTGCTGA
- a CDS encoding DUF373 family protein, whose protein sequence is MTTLVVCLDRTDDVGRKTGLRSPVVGWEAVRALVTDVGLADPEDSGVNTLLESLRVAQDLRDENEEVVVAVVSGDHESMVSADRAVAEQLDDLIADYDPDSAVVVTDSAEDERLIPIVESRVQVDSVDRVVVRQARDIESTYYLLKQFLADEELRQTILVPLGLTLLVFPLLATTVGPAEGAAAITTVIGLFLLYKGFNIDERLTRLARGTRESLYSGQVSVVTYVVAAGLTFVGLFVGALGVSGLEDTSGVVIPATRFAFDSVPWLAMAALTASAGRLLDEAIGDDPIRTSFLNLPFIVVAVGLVVRGFSAYFLEQQGQMEPFVVPANEFLIFSNERFVMGAGERLALFVVTAIVVSLVGAQIAASLSGSSDEDERNDGGSDGGPPDGATIDAADGESAAAAPDPGAVPDRSDPELTDGGADAAAGSDSPADRDR, encoded by the coding sequence GTGACAACGCTGGTCGTCTGTCTCGACCGGACCGACGACGTGGGCCGCAAGACCGGCCTGCGCTCGCCGGTCGTCGGCTGGGAGGCAGTCCGCGCGCTCGTGACCGACGTCGGCCTCGCGGATCCGGAGGACTCGGGAGTCAACACTCTGCTCGAGTCGCTGCGGGTCGCCCAGGACTTGCGCGACGAGAACGAGGAGGTCGTCGTCGCGGTCGTCTCGGGGGACCACGAGTCGATGGTGTCGGCCGATCGGGCGGTCGCCGAGCAGCTCGACGACCTCATCGCGGACTACGACCCGGACTCGGCGGTCGTCGTGACCGACAGTGCGGAGGACGAGCGGCTGATCCCGATCGTCGAAAGTCGCGTGCAGGTCGATTCGGTCGACCGGGTCGTCGTCCGACAGGCCAGAGACATCGAGTCGACCTACTACCTGCTCAAGCAGTTCCTCGCCGACGAGGAACTGCGCCAGACGATCCTCGTCCCGCTCGGGCTGACGCTGCTGGTCTTCCCGCTGCTCGCGACGACCGTCGGTCCGGCGGAGGGCGCGGCCGCGATCACGACCGTCATCGGCCTCTTCCTGCTCTACAAGGGCTTCAACATCGACGAACGCCTGACCCGACTCGCCCGGGGGACCCGCGAGTCGCTGTACTCCGGGCAGGTGTCGGTCGTCACCTACGTCGTCGCGGCCGGGTTGACGTTCGTCGGTCTGTTCGTCGGCGCGCTCGGCGTCTCCGGACTCGAGGATACCTCCGGCGTGGTGATCCCGGCGACCCGGTTCGCGTTCGACAGCGTCCCGTGGCTGGCGATGGCCGCGCTGACGGCCAGCGCCGGTCGCCTGCTCGACGAGGCGATCGGTGACGATCCAATCCGCACCTCCTTTCTCAACCTCCCCTTCATCGTCGTCGCGGTTGGGCTGGTCGTCCGCGGGTTCTCCGCGTACTTCCTCGAGCAACAGGGACAGATGGAGCCTTTCGTCGTCCCGGCCAACGAGTTCCTCATCTTCTCGAACGAGCGGTTCGTGATGGGCGCGGGCGAACGCCTCGCGCTGTTCGTCGTCACCGCGATCGTCGTTAGCCTCGTCGGCGCACAGATCGCGGCCTCGCTCAGCGGCTCGAGCGACGAAGACGAACGCAACGACGGCGGCTCCGACGGGGGACCGCCCGACGGGGCGACGATCGACGCGGCAGACGGCGAGTCCGCGGCCGCGGCCCCCGATCCCGGCGCGGTCCCGGACCGGAGCGATCCCGAACTCACCGACGGCGGTGCGGACGCGGCCGCCGGCTCCGACTCGCCCGCCGATCGCGACCGCTGA
- the pabB gene encoding aminodeoxychorismate synthase, component I, whose protein sequence is MSDPRVVTTLDSFRAAARDPEPGASTPRDAPATRTGRRVPVEVRLAVDDPFAAYRRARDDEGGAFLETTGGQPGWGYFGVDPVDRLTVGPDAVARSEDGSPTLAALEGLLATDRLVRGDCDVPYPCGAVGWLSYDVARELEGLPESAVDDRGLPRLEAGVYDRLAAWEAPTDGAATLRITACPRVGADDAEGTPSDDAIEAAYDRGRERALDLAARILEGDPAVGEPPVSSPEATFESDCGREAFADRVRRVKAYVRDGDTFQANVSQRLVAPAAVHPVAAYDALRRVNPAPYSCLLEFRAAELVSASPELLLARDGEFVRTEPIAGTRPRGETPAEDDALEADLLADEKERAEHAMLVDLERNDLGKVCAYGSVDVAEYRRIDRYSEVMHLVSNVTGELRPDATLSDAVGAVFPGGTITGAPKPRTMAIIDELEATRRGPYTGSVGIFGFDGKATLNIVIRTLVRQAEEYHLRVGAGIVHDSDPQREYDETLDKARALIAAVDEALGERAALGLEAGDDATDPNGGDASD, encoded by the coding sequence ATGAGCGATCCGCGCGTCGTCACGACGCTCGACTCGTTTCGCGCCGCCGCTCGAGATCCCGAGCCCGGCGCGTCGACCCCCCGTGACGCCCCGGCGACGCGCACCGGACGCCGCGTTCCCGTCGAGGTGCGACTCGCCGTCGACGACCCCTTCGCCGCCTACCGCCGCGCCCGCGACGACGAGGGCGGTGCCTTCCTCGAGACGACCGGCGGCCAGCCCGGCTGGGGCTACTTCGGCGTCGACCCGGTCGACCGGCTCACCGTCGGCCCCGACGCGGTGGCGCGATCCGAAGACGGCTCCCCGACGCTGGCCGCGCTCGAGGGCCTGCTCGCGACGGACCGACTGGTCCGGGGCGACTGCGACGTGCCCTACCCCTGCGGGGCCGTCGGCTGGCTCTCCTACGACGTCGCCCGCGAACTCGAGGGCCTCCCCGAGTCGGCCGTCGACGACCGGGGACTGCCGCGGCTCGAGGCCGGGGTCTACGACCGGCTGGCCGCGTGGGAGGCCCCGACCGACGGCGCGGCGACGCTGCGGATCACGGCCTGCCCGCGAGTCGGGGCCGACGACGCGGAGGGGACGCCGTCCGACGACGCCATCGAGGCCGCCTACGACCGCGGCCGCGAACGGGCGCTCGACCTCGCCGCGCGGATTCTCGAGGGCGATCCGGCAGTCGGTGAACCGCCGGTCTCGAGCCCCGAGGCGACCTTCGAGAGCGACTGCGGCCGCGAGGCCTTCGCCGACCGCGTGCGCCGGGTCAAGGCGTACGTCCGCGACGGCGACACCTTCCAGGCGAACGTCTCCCAGCGGCTGGTCGCGCCCGCCGCGGTCCACCCCGTCGCCGCCTACGACGCCCTGCGGCGAGTGAATCCAGCGCCGTACTCCTGTCTGCTCGAGTTCCGGGCGGCCGAACTGGTCAGTGCGAGCCCCGAGTTGCTGTTAGCGCGCGACGGCGAGTTCGTCCGGACCGAGCCGATCGCGGGCACCCGGCCCCGCGGCGAGACGCCCGCCGAGGACGACGCGCTCGAGGCCGACCTGCTGGCCGACGAGAAGGAGCGGGCCGAACACGCGATGTTGGTCGACCTCGAGCGCAACGACCTCGGGAAGGTCTGTGCGTACGGCTCGGTCGACGTCGCGGAGTATCGCCGGATCGACCGCTACTCCGAAGTGATGCACCTCGTCTCGAACGTCACGGGGGAACTCCGACCCGACGCCACGCTCTCGGACGCCGTCGGGGCGGTCTTCCCCGGCGGGACGATCACCGGCGCGCCCAAGCCCCGGACCATGGCGATCATCGACGAACTCGAGGCGACCCGGCGCGGCCCCTACACCGGCAGCGTGGGGATCTTCGGCTTCGACGGCAAAGCGACGCTGAACATCGTCATCCGGACGCTGGTCAGGCAGGCCGAGGAGTACCACCTCCGGGTGGGCGCGGGGATCGTCCACGACTCCGACCCACAGCGCGAGTACGACGAGACGCTGGACAAAGCACGGGCGCTCATCGCGGCCGTCGACGAGGCGCTGGGCGAGCGGGCCGCGCTGGGGCTCGAGGCCGGCGACGACGCAACGGACCCGAACGGAGGTGACGCGAGTGACTGA
- a CDS encoding diphthine--ammonia ligase, producing the protein MSDVDGAWVSLFSGGKDSSWALYRALEAGLPVERLVTVHPAGDSYMYHVPATELATLAAESIGIELVDVEPDDFAAEAATDSGTQGDAELEPLEAALEDLDADLPGGIAGVTAGAVESEFQTSRIQGLCDRLGCDLFAPLWQEDPRELADAMLEAGFEIAIIQVAARGLDESWLGRTLDREAIADLEALHEEYGVHILGEGGEFETFVVDGPHMDRRIDLEYEREWEGTRGRLRITDAELS; encoded by the coding sequence ATGAGCGACGTAGACGGCGCGTGGGTGAGCCTCTTTTCGGGCGGCAAGGACTCCTCGTGGGCGCTGTACCGGGCCCTCGAGGCGGGACTGCCCGTCGAGCGACTCGTGACCGTCCACCCCGCGGGCGACTCGTACATGTATCACGTCCCCGCGACGGAACTGGCGACGCTGGCGGCCGAGAGCATCGGTATCGAACTGGTCGACGTCGAACCCGACGACTTCGCGGCCGAGGCGGCCACCGATTCGGGCACGCAGGGCGACGCCGAACTCGAACCGCTCGAGGCCGCTCTCGAGGACCTCGACGCCGATCTCCCCGGCGGGATCGCGGGCGTCACCGCCGGTGCCGTCGAGAGCGAGTTCCAGACGAGTCGCATTCAGGGGCTGTGCGACCGCCTCGGCTGTGACCTGTTCGCCCCGCTCTGGCAGGAAGACCCCCGCGAACTCGCCGACGCGATGCTCGAGGCAGGCTTCGAGATCGCGATCATCCAGGTCGCAGCCCGCGGGTTGGACGAGTCGTGGCTCGGGCGGACGCTCGACCGCGAGGCCATCGCGGACCTCGAGGCGCTGCACGAGGAGTACGGCGTCCACATTTTGGGTGAGGGCGGCGAGTTCGAGACGTTCGTCGTGGACGGACCGCACATGGACCGGCGGATCGACCTCGAGTACGAGCGCGAGTGGGAGGGAACGCGGGGCCGGTTGCGGATCACCGATGCGGAGCTGTCGTAA
- a CDS encoding saccharopine dehydrogenase family protein, with the protein MDSLLVYGSYGYTGRLIAREAVARGGSPVVAGRDGRAVAEQADALRVEGRTVDLAADDLASRLRPFDAVLNCAGPFVDTAGPLVEACLETGTDYLDITGEFPVFERLRQRDAHAREAGITLLPGVGFDVVPSDCLAAFLGEQLPAADQLRLGIKGGGGLSRGTARTMIEHLGDGGVVRRNGRLIRVPTAFRSREIDFGDGPEHAVTIPWGDVVTAAHSTGIESIEVYAAAPPWADRALSAVDSLGWLLERGPAERLLKRLIDARLEGPDERQLATGSAVVWGEVADEATGRRACARLRTPNPYALTAESAVAAAQRVLEGDRVPAGFQTPASAFGSEFALELSETERELVDTPTEPGAHAAAGGDSERPSPVEPR; encoded by the coding sequence ATGGACTCCCTTCTCGTCTACGGCTCCTACGGCTACACCGGCCGGCTGATCGCCCGCGAGGCGGTCGCTCGCGGCGGCTCACCCGTCGTCGCCGGTCGCGACGGCCGCGCGGTCGCAGAGCAGGCCGACGCGCTCCGGGTCGAGGGCCGGACCGTCGATCTCGCGGCCGACGATCTCGCGAGCCGACTCCGCCCCTTCGACGCCGTCCTCAACTGCGCGGGGCCGTTCGTCGACACGGCCGGGCCGCTGGTCGAGGCCTGCCTCGAGACGGGAACCGACTACCTCGACATCACCGGCGAGTTCCCGGTCTTCGAGCGGCTCCGCCAGCGCGACGCGCACGCCCGCGAGGCGGGGATCACGCTGTTGCCCGGCGTCGGCTTCGACGTCGTCCCCTCGGACTGTCTGGCGGCCTTTCTCGGCGAGCAACTGCCCGCAGCCGATCAGTTGCGACTCGGGATCAAAGGCGGGGGCGGCCTCTCGCGGGGGACCGCCCGAACGATGATCGAACACCTCGGTGACGGCGGCGTCGTGCGCCGCAACGGCCGGCTCATTCGGGTGCCGACCGCGTTCCGGAGCCGCGAGATCGACTTCGGCGACGGCCCCGAACACGCCGTCACGATCCCGTGGGGCGACGTCGTCACCGCCGCCCACAGCACCGGCATCGAATCGATCGAGGTCTACGCCGCCGCGCCGCCGTGGGCCGATCGAGCCCTCTCGGCGGTCGACTCGCTGGGCTGGCTCCTCGAGCGCGGTCCCGCCGAACGGCTCCTGAAACGCCTGATCGACGCCCGGCTCGAGGGGCCGGACGAGCGCCAGCTGGCGACCGGCAGCGCCGTCGTCTGGGGCGAGGTCGCCGACGAGGCGACCGGCCGGCGGGCGTGCGCCCGGCTCCGCACACCGAATCCCTACGCCCTGACGGCCGAGTCGGCGGTCGCGGCCGCTCAGCGGGTTCTCGAGGGCGACCGGGTCCCGGCCGGCTTCCAGACGCCCGCGTCGGCCTTCGGCAGCGAGTTCGCCCTCGAGCTGTCGGAGACGGAGCGGGAACTGGTCGATACACCGACCGAACCCGGCGCACACGCGGCGGCGGGCGGCGATTCCGAGCGGCCGTCGCCGGTCGAACCGCGGTGA
- a CDS encoding transcriptional regulator, with translation MREADETTRQKLADALRAEPATPSELATRFDLTPHAVVGHVEHVSQSVADGDEQFLVAPPTCRDCGFDDYDDLLNLPSRCPDCKSESIDEPTFTIE, from the coding sequence ATGCGCGAGGCCGACGAAACCACCCGACAGAAACTCGCCGACGCCCTCAGGGCCGAACCGGCGACGCCGAGCGAACTCGCGACGCGGTTCGATCTCACGCCCCACGCGGTGGTGGGTCACGTCGAACACGTCTCCCAGTCGGTGGCCGACGGCGACGAGCAGTTCCTCGTCGCCCCGCCGACGTGTCGGGACTGCGGGTTCGACGACTACGACGACCTGCTGAACCTCCCCTCGCGATGTCCCGACTGCAAGAGCGAGTCGATCGACGAACCGACGTTTACGATCGAGTGA